A stretch of Brassica napus cultivar Da-Ae chromosome C6, Da-Ae, whole genome shotgun sequence DNA encodes these proteins:
- the BNAC06G17820D gene encoding uncharacterized protein BNAC06G17820D: MVDLERRVCCMCGDVGFIDKLFHCSKCLNRFQHSYCSSYYKEQADPIKICDWCQWEARSPTGAKHGVKGRSSKRSYRSEYSSAHQIKQQEINQITTSSSIPPATDKGKTGAPSPRSATRRYKLLKDVMC; this comes from the exons ATGGTGGATCTTGAAAGAAGAGTATGTTGCATGTGTGGTGATGTGGGTTTCATCGATAAGCTCTTTCATTGCAGCAAGTGCCTTAATCGCTTTCAACACTC GTACTGTAGTAGCTATTACAAAGAGCAAGCTGATCCAATTAAGATCTGCGATTGGTGTCAATGGGAAGCGAGGAGCCCAACCGGAGCAAAGCACGGTGTTAAAGGTAGATCGTCTAAGAGATCGTACCGGTCGGAATATTCTTCAGCTCACCAGATCAAACAACAAGAGATTAACCAGATTACTACAAGTAGTAGTATTCCTCCAGCAACAGACAAGGGTAAAACCGGCGCACCTTCTCCTAGATCGGCCACTCGCAGGTACAAGCTTCTCAAGGATGTCATGTGTTAG